A stretch of DNA from Triticum dicoccoides isolate Atlit2015 ecotype Zavitan chromosome 2A, WEW_v2.0, whole genome shotgun sequence:
GAAAGGAAGCTCCCAATGCACACAAGGACCTCACCGTCAATCATAACAAACCAAAGGTCCAAACGACAATTAGCTCCCGGCGAAAACAAATCATGAGCACGCCATATCATGGCACATCATCATCATAATCTAATCACCAAATAAAACTAGTACTACTACTCCTCGGAGCAGCAGCACTGCAGCAGTGGTATTAATTAATCGAACCCACCCCagcggggaagaagaagaagaagaagaagcctctccttcTCCTTTAAGCTTCGAAtcatccttccttccccctcccccctccctccctcccacttcATCTCGCCGCGACGAAGCTTCCAAAACCCCCAAAAGGATCCCCCAATCTTCGCCTCTGCCTCCGGCCCGATCAATCTCTCAGCAGCGGCTGCCGCGCGGCTCGGCCCGGGATCCATGGAGAGGTACGAGCTGCTCAAGGACATCGGCGCCGGCAACTTCGGCGTCGCCCGGCTGATGCGGAACAAGGAGACCAAGGAGCTCGTCGCCATGAAGTACATCCCACGGGGCCTCAAGGTGCGCCCGCGGCCCGCCGCCACCGGCCGGAGTCGGGCTCCCCTGTGATTCGTCCCGTGCCGGGACGGCCCGGTTGAGTTTTTCCTTCCTGCTGCGAATTCAGTGACGGAGTTGTCCTTTTGGGCGTTTCTTGATGTTTGCAGATTGACGAGAATGTGGCGAGGGAGATCATAAACCACCGGTCGCTGCGGCATCCCAACATAATCCGATTCAAGGAGGTGGGCGAGGGAACGGGCAAGGCGCCGGGATCAATCCTTTCCGCCTTCTCTGCCCGAAGAAGAGTATAACGGATTGATTCTTTTGCAGGTGGTGGTCACGCCGACGCACCTGGCGATTGTGATGGAGTAcgcggccggcggcgagctcttcgaCCGGATCTGCAACGCCGGGAGGTTCAGCGAGGACGAGGTGAGGATCGGTCCATTGCCCGTGTCCATTTTCGGTGCCGATTCGTGCAACTGATGGTCGCCTTGTCCCCGCAGGCCAGGTACTTCTTCCAGCAGCTCATCTGCGGCGTGAGCTACTGCCACTTCATGGTAAGAACAAGCAAACCGGTGCAATCGCTGATAAAAAAATCCTAGATCATCAGATGGTATAAAACAGTCGTTGATCTGCAGCAAATTTGCCACCGGGACCTGAAGCTGGAGAACACTCTGCTCGACGGTAGCCCGGCGCCCCGCCTCAAGATCTGCGACTTCGGTTACTCAAAGGTAATACTAATAAAAATAGTAACAGCAATTATAAAGGGAGGCATTTTCTGCGGGGGTCAAAAGCTGCACTTTGCTTGGCTTTGCGGCCGGAAAGATCGGAGGATTCATCTCGCCCTCCCGAAATGCAATTGGTTTCCTCTTCCTGCGCGAAGCTGCTCGCGAAAGCAACGTTCCCCTGCCATTGTTGACCCGAACAAGTTCGGCGCCACGCCAACGCCTTTTTTCCCTCTGCGGTGCACTGAACATGCTTCCCTTTTCTTCCTTTTGCAGTCGTCGTTGCTGCACTCGAAGCCCAAGTCGACGGTCGGCACGCCGGCGTACATCGCCCCGGAGGTGCTCTCCCGCCGGGAATACGACGGCAAGGTCAGTCAGTCtccggctctctctctctctgccgttTTCTCTATTCTTCTGCCTCGTGACTCTGCGCATGGGCCCGCCGTGCGGTGGGTCCCGGCGGCAGTGGCGGTAGCGACCCGCTTGTCCTAGCCCGTGAGCACGTGCCGCCTGCCGCTGCAGTACACGTACACGTAGCGTGACTCTCGCTTCCCGAGGCCGCCAACCAGCAGCCCTTGTGGACTGGGTCCATGGGTCGCACCACGCATTCAGCGAGTGGGCCCGCGGGTTCATTCTGGCGTGGGTCTATAGGCTGGGTCCTTTGGGGCCAGCTATCTCTGACTGGTGGATTCGGAATTTGTCCCTAGTTACAGATCTGCCTGCCTGTTACCGGGCAGACGCGCGCACTCCCACTGGGCGATGGGCCCAACGCCACGCTGGCTCTGAGATAGTGTCTCtcgcttgctgctgctgctgctgctcctgtgGCAGGTGATTAGATTCCCGGTTAAATGTGGACAGTCCTTGTCGTGGCAGTCCTccgaatttatttttatttttggaagGCAGTGGATTTTGTTGAAAAACTCAGTCGAAAAAGCGAAAAGGTGAGAGATTATGCAAAGATATGTTGTTCGTTCTGTGTCTCATGACGTCGATTTGGACATTCACATTCTCATGATCGAAATTCACACATCATGCTCGATCGATGGCGATGCTCGCTCCAACCAGCGATGTCTGCTTTTGATGCACGCCATCCAAATGCGAAAAGAGGGGAGGAAAGGTTTAGGTTGATCGGATTCAGACCGGATTTAGTGGTCACGAGTTCTTTTTGTTTCTTCGCGAGAACATCAAGAGTTTGCGAGCTCGTGTGCCCTCTTGGTTTAATTTATTGTGGCCTGGAGTAAAGTTAGATTTCCTGGAGAAAGCATATGATTCTGTGGATACAGATATTAGAATTAGATACCCTATTTTTGCACTTGATACTAGGAAAGCTTGGAGCTGGGGACCGGGGTAGGGTTGTTTGTAATTTCAGTTGCGAAATGCAACTTCAGTGGGTGAAGAGACGGGAGCGTGATTATGTCTATAGGAGCATGCGTCAAAAGGAGTGATTTTACATCACTAGGTAATTAAAATGCCCAGACGGAGATAGGCCAGTTGAATGCATGTTTGTGACAAGCAAAAGCTCCATGAGGCAGACACACCCATGGGCACATCAGCTTGACAAATCGTTTAGTTTTTGTTGGACGTGTCATTTTTTTAGGATCACTTCATACTTTATGTCCTTGTCTAAAACATTTTACCATCATGGTCCTAGTGCTACAGATACAGATTAGCCTTTTTTTTTGTGAAACAAACTGATTAGCTAATTGATGTTGTCACAAAGGTCTATCTGACCCAATCATTTTCAAGTAGCCTTGTTAGACTGAACTTCTCGTTGGCACTTTGTGGTCCTTTATAAATATTTCATTATctatctctttttctctcgttgTCCGATACTGCTATGATATCTTGTGAAGAATTTTCTGTACGACGGTTACTGTTTTTTTCTTCCCTCACTGTCCAACAAATCATATCAGTCTGGTTACATCTTGGCTTTCCAGCGCTGCAAAATTGGTCGTGTTTGCTTGTCGAAGAGAAACAGTATGATGCGCTGGAGATCAGCATAGATAGTCTATGGATAGCATAGCAACTAGTACTACTTTATTGTTCATTTCTAGGCCAACCCTTTTAAGACTGCAAAGTGTCATTGATTTCCCTAAACATATGGCGTCCACTTTTTCTGCAATAAAATATGTGCATTTTGTCTGCTTCCACATTAAATTATGCTGTTGTGTTTGTCTCGACCTACCTGATCTTCGGTTAGATTGTTTTGAAATTCTCTGATTGCCTTTGTGGAACCAAAGTTGCATGTAAATCTTTTTGTTTGAAGTTCGTAAATATAATAGTTTTGTGTTACTTCCCAAAATAACAACTGCATAGAACACAACAGGTGTGATTATTATATGTAGCTCATATCATTTCCCGCAGGGAAAAGATTTAAGTTCAATACATTTTTACAAACATGTAAACACAACTGAATTTTGGGCACTTGAAGCTTtactagtaataatgtacgtgcaatgcacgtttatattaggtaggatattacttgcacgttatattaggtaagatatatctgttgcacgttggtatttagtaagatatcaattactttttcACGGGAATGGTAAGATATTAATTACATGGCAGATTTCAAGGAATAGCGTTGAGTCAAAATAtgtttataaccaatggcagtggtgggtaattagagcgttaaacatgtttggtgctcaacattggagcgatttgaaccgctagataacatAATTTGATGGTCgagatggtttggatctgcccatttgggtctttttatattggtatagatatatatatagatGTACTATTTCCGCATTTATGATCGTACATCTTAAATTGGTTATGTTCCAAATGTGCTTTCCTGCAAGCTGTTCTTGCCTTCTTGCCTTATCATTTATCTATATTTGTCTGTTAGTTTGTTATGTGTTCTAACATATTTGCATCTATTGATGGTTCAGACAGCAGATGTGTGGTCTTGTGGAGTGACCCTTTATGTGATGCTAGTCGGCGGTTACCCTTTTGAGGATCCTGATGACCCCAAGAACTTCAGAAAGACCATTGGGGTAGCAATTTCAAAccatttttttgtgtgtgtgctAAGCAGCGTCGATTTCAACTTTCTTATGGTTGGTCCATTTGTTCTTGTCGCAGAGAATAATGTCAATCCAATACAAAATACCGGAGTACGTCCACGTATCCCAAGACTGCAAGCAACTCCTTGCCAGTATTTTTGTCGCAAACCCTGCAAAGGTACTTTTCGGATTAAACTCAGGTCAGCTCACTAGAGCGATTCATCGTCGGCTTATTCTTTTCCCAACCATCATTTCAGAGAATAACAATGAGGGAGATCAGGAACCACCCCTGGTTCTTGAAGAACTTGCCAAGAGAGCTCACGGAAGCTGCCCAAGCAATGTACTACAAGAGAGACAACAGCGCCCCGACCTACTCGGTCCAGTCCGTGGAGGAGATCATGAAGATCGTGGAGGAGGCGCAGAAACCGCCTCCTTCCACCACTCCGGTGGCGGGTTTCGGGTGGGCGGAGGAGGACGAGCAGGAGGATGGCAAGAAGCCAGAGGAGGAagcggaggaggaagacgaggaagatGAGTATGAGAAGCAGTTGAATGAGGTCCGTGCCAGCGGTGAGTTCCACATCAGCTAGCTGATGGGGGTGCTTCACTGGCGTGAGAAGGCCACAGACCGGGGATAAAATTTGTCATATAGTTTGTAGTGTGTGGTTTTGTTCTCGAGTTTTTCTCTTCATTATTGTCTCGATTCTGCAACAGTGTAAATTACCAAAGTGGTTCCGTCGCTGTCTTTACAATGACTGATTAAGCTAGCATTGCGGAAACATAATGTATGGAATAAATCATCTTATTGAGCATGTTCTTGCACCTCTCTTTCCTGTTCTGAAGATCACGGCTGCACCCTGAGCTGTTTATTAATCTGGTCTACTAAATCGTGCTGGTACAATTATCAATATGATCAGAGTGGTGCTACTGGCAGCTCCTTGTTAATGtccatgtactactccctccgttccaaaatagatgactcaactttgtaaaaGTTAGTATaatgttgggtcatctattttgaaacaaaGGGAGTACTTCTGAATCCTGATGTGCAACTTCCCTCTCTAGCTTCAGAGATGACCCTGCAGATGTCTGCAGATATTTCCAAATGTATCATGTGGTGCTTTCACTGCAGATATTTGCAGATGCACACATGTGCTTGTGCAGTTTTGCGATTGTGACAAAGAAACTTATTTCAGAAAGAAAGAAGTACATCGATCAAGAACAGATATCAACAACAAAATGAAAATGACGCTGTTATTAAACCACTGATGATTTTGCTAACTATAAAATTGCTTAGACCAACAGTTCTCTCAGTAATCTGTTTAATATATGATCAACTTATCCCGCAAATCATCGCAGACAATCTAATCCTGCAAAAGGAAAATTTCCACCAGTAAAATGAATTTTTCTTGTGTGGGTCATATTACCCTTCACTCTAGCCGTGGTATTCTCCAGCGGAAATAATAAGCAATTCAAGCAAGAAAGATCGGAGGGCTGATGTTAATGGCAAGAAATGCACATTTGCTGCCTTGCCGCGGAAAAACTGACGTGAATTAGCACGCTCttaaaacaagcatacaataagtatggaAGACAACGATATGAGAGAAGGTTACTATTAAATTAAATCCTATCTTAGGGCTTAGCCATACAACACGTCCAATCATAAAATGGAATGTGACTCGCATCTCACAAAATAGTCGCAAGTCAAGATACCACACGCCCATGCCGTGCTGTAGCTAATTGAGCACTTTGTTTCCATTTTATCTCAACAACTAGTAGCCTACAAGCTGCTGTTGTCTAATCAGACGGAGAAAGTACCTACCTGCCTTGGAAAGATTGGAAGACGTCTGCAATTATAACTGTATGCCCATACGATCGACATTGATGGCATTGTCAGTTAGGACGGAGAAAGTTTTTCCTCTGTCATAGTGCTCACCCAGAGAGTGTGCAGTTAGACATCCATACCTACACTTGGCTAAAAGAATAAATTCCAAATTTCACCCCCTAAGATTCGTGTTTGGTAAAAATCCATACCTACACTTGGCTAAAAGAATAAATTCCAAATTTCACCCCCTAAGATTCGTGTGTGGTATTTTTTTTTACCCTATTTAGCAGGAATTGCTCAAAAATACCCCCATTTAGGCAAGTTTCTTCCAGGTTTTACCATCTTTACCCGTCTCTGCCGGCAGGTCCGTTCTTTTTAAAACAAAGACGTCAGGAGCATCTGGCTTTAACTGGATAAATCCCACAACATGCATAGTGCACATAACGAACCGAACCAGTACAAAAAAAGGTTTTAGAAATCCAACCATAATTTATGAGGCAATCTGCCCAAACTGAGCACGTAGGCTCGAAAACATGCAAAAGGTGCAACTACCTTAAGAAGCAACAGGAGGGGACCTACCGATGTTGTTGATATGTCGAACTCTGACCATCACCACCTGCGGGCAATCAGTGTCCTACCGTCTCCCCAACGGAGCCGGCTGCTACAAAAATAGGGTACATTCGAAGATGTTGTCAGCTTGGTGCGACGAGAATACACCCACGATGGTAATCTTGTTACGAATGTGCCAAAGCGACCAAAGCAATGCCCCGACACATCTCCGCATTACGTGTTTTGAAGAGCCACACAATGAAgatacttgtaggatcgaaagtaggtctagaggggagggtgattagactacttgaccaataaaaacctagcattttttcaatttttgttcTTCACAGATTTTAATAATTCTAGCAAGTCTACTAGCACCCTATACATGCAAGTCTAATAtagtggcagcggaaagtaaagactTTGCACATGAAAGTAGAGAAAGGGTTTGGAGATaatcaaacgcaatgaagacacgatgatttttggcgtggttccgataggtgatgctattgtacgtccacattgatggagatttcaacccacaAAGGATAACGGCTGAGCGagttcacggagggctccaccctcgaagggtccacgaagaagcaaccttgtctataccaTCATGGCTTACTCCACGATGGACTAGCCTCACTTGGGATAgaccttcacgaagtaggcgatcttcttgccctcacaaactccttggttcaactccacaagcttggagactcccaagtgacataacctaggagacaccactctccaaaaggtaatagatattGTTGTTGactatgaactccttgctcttatgcttcaaaagatagtctcctTGACACTCAAacactctctcacagatttgggctATGTGGTAGGAAAGGGACTGGAGTGGAGAGCAACTTGGGGAGGCTAGAGATCAGGGAAGTGGAatcatcttgatctcaacacaagggtAGGTGGTTCACTCCCAGAAAATAGACATGAGAAGTGGTAGCTTCGAACTAGTCTCTCTCTCTGAGAGTTAGTGGAATGGGTGGGGTTATATATAGGAAGcacaaaaaatccaaccgttacacaccttTATGCACTACTCGATGGGACCGGGTGAGAATGCTGGTGAGACTAATTAGTACAAAAGGTCTGAACTTTAGGATTTTTGGTGAGACCGGATGAAACCTCTCGGTGGGACCAAGATGAGATGACCTAAGCGCTTTCCACACTTTGATGTCACCGATTGAAACCATTCAAAAATTCTGAGATGTATGCAATTGGTAACAGAAGGTTGGCAAGTGCTCTTCGGTGGGACCAAAGGGCCAGCTTGGTGAGACCaatatgctagggtttaggcagtgGCTATGCCAAGTGTATCTTGGAGAGTCCGGCTAGATGAATATCGGTGGGACCAATATTGACTTTAGGGTGAGCAATATCTCTAAGCACTTGAGATCTAGATCATGGtcaaaacctcatccccttttaatagtattggcttttctatggactcagtgtgatcttggatcactaaaccaaaAATTTGAACTTTTCTGAAATATTCTTTGAGTAGTCATTAGTTCAATGatgtatatgttgttatgaattaccaaaaccacctgggattagttgcactttcaatcttcccctttttggtaattgatgataacatatagTTCAAAGCTTCGACATAAGATATAATCATGAATAACATCATTGCTTTGAGaaatatgtgataagcaagaggtcctcctaaatttgtgcattatttaaaatttgcgtttgaatgcaaatgcacagtcGAGGATCGTGCGACAACTCTTTTatgccacatacatcttggtggagcgcacaaAAGAATATGAATGGAATACAACAAGAACTCATCACCAAGACACACATGTGGATGACCATGTGCTACTTGTGAGCTATGTTGGGatattccctgaagaggaagggtgaagcaatatagtagcatagaaatatttccctcagtgagaaccaaggttatcaaaccaataggagaaccacgcaaatcGTCCtagcacctacacacacaaaagcaaatacttgcacccaacatgggcaagagggttgtcaatccccttgaactcgttacttgcaagtaTTAAATCTGGTAGTGGTACATAGATAgaagaaaagtaaaataaaaggtataaaattgcagcaaggtattttttgttttAGTAATATAATTAAAGTAGACCCGGTGGCTTCTCTTTCGAAACAgtagcatacggtgggtgaacaaattacttttgggTAATTaatagaaaaacgcatagttatgatgttatttcATGGAAATAATcacatatataggcatcacatccgtgataaGTAGGCCGACtcttacctgcatctactactattactccaccaatcgaccgctatccagcatgtatctatggtattaagttcataacaaacagattgacactttaagcaagatgatataatatagacaaagtaaactcaagcaatatgaataaaccaTATCGTTTTATCCTTAATGACAATAATACAAATAcatcctcgctaccccttctgtcaaaggtgaggagaccgcaagattgaacccattataaagcacctctcccactgaagataaatcaatctagttggccaaaccaaatgaatagataggagagaaatacaaagctatcataatcatgcataataaattTCGGAAAAGACTCAACTACTTTCAATGAGTAatctgatcataaacacacaattcatctgatcccaacaaacacactgcaagagaagattacatcggatagaactccaagaagatcaaggagaacattgtattgaagatcaaagagagagaagaagccatctagctaccaactgtggacctgtaggtctatggtgaacaacTCACACATTATAGGAAGGgcgacaaggttgatgtagagtccctccgtgatcgattcaccCTCCAGCAGAGTACCgggaaggcctctagatgggatcgtggaagaacagaagcttgcggcggtggaaaaattGTTTCGGGTGGGTCTCTGGGGGTTTCTCaacatttgagaatttatagaagtggaattaggtcagaAGGAGCCACATGGGGCCCATAAGGTAACAGGGCGCGCCCTGTTGCCTTGTTGTCTCCACGTTTGCCGtctggtctcctcccgaagcttctggGGTCTCTTTTGtctaaaaaaattgtcaaaaaatttCGTAGCGTTTCGACTCTGTTTGGTACTaattttctggaaaaccaaaaacaagtagaaaacagcaacgggcactaggcactgggttaacaggttagttccaaaaaatgatataaaattgcataataaagcatataaagtatccaagattgataatataatagcatgaaacaataaaaaattatagatacattggagacgtatcaccatgataacatacataagcaaatgaTGGGTAGCATGTAGGAACAAAGTATGTCTACcaaagggggtgaatgggagatttaaAATTTCTTTAGAAAACTTCAAATCTCTCAGATACAATAGCGGAATAACTAACAAAATATAAACACGAAAGGAAACTACTGAAGCAGAACTAGAGCATGCTTCGAAGAATAACTACATAGTCGACAGATAACTCACGGTGAAGAACTAAAAGTAAATGAGGTACGGAGTTATCCAGTGATGCTCAATGGCGACACGGTATTTGTGAGACCAGTTCACTCTTCTGCAAAAGATTCACTTCTGGTTTGAGGGACTTGTGATTAAACACAGAATATAAACTCGCTTTGTCCTATTCTCCTCAACAACTGATGCTTCAACCAATGCCAATTACTCATGGTAGATGCTTGAGGAGATCTCCAAAGCTTCACAGACTTCTTCTTCGTGAACCATGGTTACTCTTAGTCACTGAAGaacttgacacctaaccgtctagagagttcGCAACTCTCAAGAGTAACAGGCGGAGCGTACTTGACATAAAGTCTAGTGATGCTAAACTACTATCTAGTTTTTTGGCTCTCGAGTTTTCTcttggtggattttaaactcaaatcactcgggaGAGGGGTTGCTCACACAGTCTTCTCAAGATCAAACATAGCAGCCAACTATGCACGCTggaagggggtggctatttatagccgcggtCTTCCCATGGGGGAAAAGACCATTTTGGACATAAGGACTAGCCAATGTTCAACAAACACATCTCCAACGGTCGGATTTTGAGCAATGGTAACATtgcttgaggaacaagtaatgctaattCCTTGGTCCAAATTAAATATCTTGTTGCGAAGAAGAACTgtgtctcttgctggcaagtatttatTGGGaagacaaagagatttctctcaactCTCATAGGATTCGCTTTAGCATCAAAGAGTCATAAGTTTCGTACACTATACCCCTCTTAGtagtacggtggtcctatgactcaagaaagagaaaaataatACCGAAATAAAATGCTACGTCTTTTTTTAGTCTTCAAACTTCTTGGTTGTAGTCAATTTCTTCGGACAGGAACCGAACCAATTGCTTCTCATCGGCAATTTTTGGGGGTTACTTTTGATAAGCATAATATTAGGTGATAATCCTTGCTGCCTCGCAGGAGATTATCTTAGGAGTATGTTCCAAACTCCATATGACTTTAGGGACTTGTCACtctatgtgcactagcaaacacattagtcccacACTGTTTATGACAACAATCTCCAAAGCACAACGAGGCAAATTATTCCACCAATAATCTCCCCCCTTTTGAATGATTGTTATAAAACAGATAATCGTCGAAGTATGGATAGAAATGTAAATGGTTGCAATAG
This window harbors:
- the LOC119355176 gene encoding serine/threonine-protein kinase SAPK7; amino-acid sequence: MERYELLKDIGAGNFGVARLMRNKETKELVAMKYIPRGLKIDENVAREIINHRSLRHPNIIRFKEVVVTPTHLAIVMEYAAGGELFDRICNAGRFSEDEARYFFQQLICGVSYCHFMQICHRDLKLENTLLDGSPAPRLKICDFGYSKSSLLHSKPKSTVGTPAYIAPEVLSRREYDGKTADVWSCGVTLYVMLVGGYPFEDPDDPKNFRKTIGRIMSIQYKIPEYVHVSQDCKQLLASIFVANPAKRITMREIRNHPWFLKNLPRELTEAAQAMYYKRDNSAPTYSVQSVEEIMKIVEEAQKPPPSTTPVAGFGWAEEDEQEDGKKPEEEAEEEDEEDEYEKQLNEVRASGEFHIS